In Rhodomicrobium lacus, the following proteins share a genomic window:
- a CDS encoding flagellar export protein FliJ, producing the protein MMETVNSNQIQRFEYEEKRQQVSDLELMIADFARMANDLEQQIKIEQQTSGISDVNHFAYPTFARAAMTRRDNLRSSIAELEKRLDRARQEALDAFEQLKLSEAAGDLEAQRQVKPSTRRKPLKHLGSHASSSR; encoded by the coding sequence ATGATGGAAACAGTTAATTCCAATCAAATCCAGCGGTTCGAGTACGAGGAGAAGCGACAGCAGGTCAGCGACCTGGAGTTGATGATCGCGGACTTCGCACGCATGGCGAACGATCTGGAGCAGCAGATCAAGATCGAGCAACAGACGTCTGGGATTTCAGACGTGAACCACTTCGCCTACCCAACTTTCGCGCGCGCAGCCATGACGCGGCGCGACAATCTCCGGTCTTCCATCGCCGAGCTTGAAAAACGCCTCGACCGCGCGCGGCAGGAGGCGCTCGACGCGTTCGAGCAGTTGAAGCTGTCGGAAGCGGCGGGCGATCTTGAAGCCCAGCGGCAGGTAAAACCCAGCACGCGACGCAAGCCGCTGAAGCATCTGGGAAGCCACGCCAGCAGCAGCCGCTAG
- a CDS encoding TAXI family TRAP transporter solute-binding subunit — protein MQYRAKARYSCAQAGQTASIMAQFRRFSHSVIMKVERSIFMPLADHSCSRSGCPSRPSGFDGRSSRTRGSGMVLRLLATSLLILFFESGTVLAQAPARPNTPPPQAAAAPQPQKSGSAGAVGIVTGDVESTGIRMASDLARLLDSDSDLRIIPIAGKSSVQNISDLLSLRAIDAAIVQSDVLSYFLKTGRQPNVQTRMLYVAKLHSEEFHVLARMQFTCLQDLNERRVNFGPRESGSAITAEAVFEAAGIRPDVLYLEHEDAIEKLKKGEIDALVSVSGKPSRAFDRISHRDRVHFLDVEYSSNLQQSYLPAIITRDDYPELVAPNESVATIGVSTVLFVHNWHPQSERFRNVSRFTEKFLTNFETLKGGTFNPKWREVNIRAPLKGWTRFQPAERWLVANAAAKAQTVTSPQAAAQLKTMLQKFVESQRGSGADEEELFNQFVRWYQQQGTQPTPPRQQ, from the coding sequence TTGCAATACCGCGCCAAAGCGCGATACTCCTGCGCCCAGGCAGGGCAAACCGCCAGCATTATGGCACAGTTTCGCCGCTTTTCTCACTCAGTCATCATGAAGGTGGAGCGGTCGATTTTCATGCCGCTGGCAGATCATAGTTGTTCCCGTTCAGGTTGTCCTTCAAGGCCGTCAGGTTTTGATGGGCGATCATCACGTACAAGAGGATCAGGGATGGTGCTCAGGCTTCTAGCGACAAGCCTTCTCATCTTGTTTTTTGAGAGCGGCACCGTTCTGGCGCAGGCTCCGGCGCGCCCTAATACTCCTCCTCCGCAGGCTGCTGCCGCGCCCCAACCTCAGAAATCGGGCTCGGCGGGCGCGGTCGGCATCGTGACAGGCGATGTGGAGAGCACGGGGATCAGGATGGCAAGCGACCTTGCCCGCCTCCTCGACAGCGACTCCGATCTGCGCATCATTCCGATTGCCGGGAAAAGTTCGGTACAGAATATCAGCGATTTGCTCTCGCTTCGCGCGATCGATGCCGCCATCGTCCAGTCGGACGTGCTGTCCTACTTCCTGAAGACGGGCAGGCAGCCGAATGTCCAGACGCGCATGCTCTACGTGGCAAAGCTCCATTCCGAGGAGTTTCACGTTCTCGCGCGTATGCAATTCACCTGCCTTCAGGACTTGAACGAGCGCCGGGTCAACTTCGGCCCGCGCGAAAGCGGCAGCGCGATTACCGCCGAGGCGGTGTTTGAAGCGGCGGGTATTCGTCCGGATGTGCTCTATCTTGAGCATGAAGATGCAATCGAGAAGTTGAAGAAGGGCGAAATCGACGCGCTGGTGTCGGTCAGCGGCAAGCCATCGCGCGCTTTCGACCGGATCAGCCACCGTGATCGCGTTCATTTCCTTGATGTGGAATACTCGTCGAACCTCCAGCAAAGCTATCTTCCTGCCATTATTACGAGGGACGACTATCCGGAACTTGTGGCGCCGAACGAAAGCGTAGCGACAATCGGCGTTTCGACGGTGTTGTTCGTTCACAACTGGCACCCGCAGTCGGAACGCTTCCGCAATGTTTCCCGCTTCACCGAGAAGTTCCTTACGAACTTCGAGACGCTGAAGGGGGGTACGTTCAATCCCAAGTGGCGCGAGGTCAACATTCGTGCGCCGCTCAAGGGCTGGACGCGCTTCCAGCCGGCCGAACGGTGGCTTGTCGCCAATGCGGCGGCGAAGGCGCAGACGGTGACCTCTCCGCAAGCAGCGGCTCAGTTGAAGACGATGCTGCAGAAGTTTGTGGAGAGCCAGCGCGGCAGTGGAGCGGACGAAGAAGAGCTATTTAATCAGTTTGTTCGGTGGTATCAGCAACAGGGCACGCAGCCCACACCACCGCGCCAGCAATGA
- the ctrA gene encoding response regulator transcription factor CtrA, which yields MRVLLIEDDSATAQSIELMLLSEGFNVFQTDLGEEGVDLGKIYDYDIILLDLGLPDISGYEVLRALRVSKIKTPILILSGSGGVDDKVRGLGFGADDYLTKPFHKDELVARIHAIVRRSKGHAQSVIQTGSLIVNLDTKTVEVDGARVHLTSKEYQMLELLSLRKGTTLTKEMFLNHLYGGIDEPELKIIDVFICKLRKKLATANTGQHYIETVWGRGYVLRDPKEEQAAA from the coding sequence ATGCGGGTGCTTCTCATCGAAGACGACAGCGCAACGGCTCAGAGCATTGAGCTCATGCTGCTGTCCGAGGGTTTCAACGTCTTCCAGACAGATCTTGGAGAGGAAGGCGTCGACCTCGGAAAAATCTACGATTATGATATAATTTTACTTGATCTGGGTCTGCCCGATATCAGCGGCTACGAGGTGTTGCGCGCGCTGCGCGTCAGCAAGATCAAGACGCCGATCCTGATCCTCTCCGGTTCGGGCGGTGTGGACGACAAGGTTCGTGGCCTCGGATTCGGCGCCGACGACTATCTGACGAAGCCGTTCCACAAGGACGAACTTGTCGCGCGCATTCACGCCATCGTGCGCCGTTCGAAAGGCCACGCACAGTCTGTCATCCAGACCGGAAGCCTCATCGTGAATCTCGACACGAAGACGGTCGAAGTCGATGGCGCTCGCGTGCACCTTACGAGCAAGGAATATCAGATGCTTGAGCTTCTGTCGCTCCGCAAGGGGACGACGCTCACGAAAGAGATGTTCCTCAATCACCTCTATGGCGGCATCGACGAGCCAGAGCTGAAGATCATCGACGTCTTCATCTGCAAGCTTCGCAAGAAGCTCGCGACGGCGAACACGGGCCAGCACTACATCGAAACCGTCTGGGGCCGCGGCTATGTGCTTCGCGACCCGAAGGAAGAGCAGGCCGCCGCGTAA
- the gmk gene encoding guanylate kinase, giving the protein MNSDPIVTPDRRGLCLILSSPSGAGKTTLARLLLAADGALGHSVSVTTRPPRPQEADGVDYYFVTRDRFDGMRDAGELLEWAEVFGNFYGTPAEPVKAALAEGRDMLFDVDWQGAASIAALLPEDAVRVFILPPSGEELSRRIHSRGTDAQHVIEARLEGAEAEISHWGDYDYVLVNRDVEESLAVLKGIVTAERHRRHRQIGVKKLIAQLAPPSRTR; this is encoded by the coding sequence GTGAACAGCGATCCGATTGTGACGCCTGACCGGCGCGGCCTTTGTCTCATCCTCTCCTCGCCGTCCGGCGCGGGAAAGACCACGCTCGCGCGGCTTCTTCTCGCCGCCGATGGCGCGCTCGGGCATTCGGTGTCCGTCACCACGCGCCCGCCGCGGCCGCAGGAGGCGGACGGGGTGGACTATTATTTCGTTACGCGCGACCGTTTCGACGGCATGCGCGATGCGGGCGAGCTTCTCGAATGGGCCGAGGTCTTCGGCAATTTTTACGGAACGCCCGCAGAGCCGGTGAAGGCGGCGCTCGCGGAAGGGCGGGACATGCTTTTCGACGTCGATTGGCAGGGCGCGGCCTCCATCGCGGCGCTTCTGCCCGAAGATGCGGTTCGTGTGTTCATCCTGCCGCCGTCCGGCGAGGAACTTTCCCGGCGCATCCATTCGCGCGGGACGGATGCGCAACATGTCATCGAGGCTCGTCTGGAAGGCGCGGAAGCCGAAATCTCGCATTGGGGCGATTACGATTATGTGCTGGTGAACCGTGACGTGGAGGAGAGCCTTGCCGTCCTCAAGGGCATCGTCACCGCCGAGCGGCACCGGAGGCATCGGCAGATAGGCGTCAAGAAGCTGATCGCGCAACTCGCTCCACCGTCACGCACGCGCTGA
- a CDS encoding DUF1134 domain-containing protein: MTRHRRISLLAYATVALLGLAVAHATRAEAQDYLPPQQYQGEPPRSLRPPQSQQQTTATQAQPNASVQQGGAYAGQGGGSAAPAQGSAYTAQNSYVPPSNDNPGYGQPYSAPPQQPTAQWGERVDGPGGPPPGERATYSSGEILDAGHRFFGGVSEGLAKVVEHAFQRYGRPTGYILGEDAGGAIVAGLRYGEGTLHTKMYPTQKVYWQGPSIGYDFGAAGSKTLTLVYNLTYPAQIFERFAGVDGSAYLVGGVGITFQQHDDVILAPIRAGVGLRLGANVGYLKYTPSPTWNPF; this comes from the coding sequence ATGACGCGCCACCGCAGGATTTCCCTTCTCGCATACGCCACCGTGGCCCTTCTCGGGCTTGCGGTCGCTCACGCGACCCGCGCCGAGGCTCAAGACTACCTTCCGCCGCAGCAATATCAGGGCGAACCGCCCCGCTCGCTGCGTCCGCCGCAGTCCCAGCAGCAGACGACGGCGACACAAGCGCAACCCAACGCATCGGTCCAGCAGGGCGGCGCGTATGCGGGGCAGGGCGGTGGCTCGGCGGCTCCTGCTCAGGGCAGCGCCTACACGGCCCAGAATTCCTATGTGCCTCCATCGAACGACAATCCGGGCTATGGCCAGCCTTACAGCGCGCCGCCACAGCAGCCGACCGCTCAATGGGGCGAGCGGGTTGACGGTCCCGGCGGCCCGCCGCCAGGCGAGCGCGCCACCTATTCATCGGGCGAAATCCTTGACGCCGGACATCGCTTCTTCGGCGGCGTCTCGGAAGGACTGGCGAAAGTCGTCGAGCATGCATTCCAGCGTTATGGCCGGCCAACCGGCTATATCCTCGGAGAGGACGCAGGCGGGGCGATCGTCGCCGGCCTTCGTTACGGGGAAGGCACGCTTCACACAAAAATGTACCCGACCCAGAAAGTCTACTGGCAGGGTCCGTCCATCGGCTACGACTTCGGCGCGGCGGGCTCGAAAACGCTAACCCTTGTCTACAACCTTACATATCCAGCGCAAATCTTCGAGCGCTTCGCCGGCGTGGACGGCTCGGCTTATCTCGTCGGCGGTGTCGGCATAACGTTTCAGCAACACGACGATGTCATTCTCGCGCCCATTCGCGCCGGCGTGGGGTTGCGTTTGGGGGCCAATGTCGGTTATCTCAAATACACGCCATCGCCGACCTGGAACCCGTTCTAG
- a CDS encoding histidine phosphotransferase family protein, which produces MTDSRLEDTALAALISSKICHDLAGQIGAINNGLELLEEENDEDTRFYALELIQNSAKAAWAQLDFNRLAFGVSSSLGALVPVAHIEQVARRYLENGKRRLHWQANVPEIEKEHARLLMALLGVSINALPAGGDYYVGLSASKTKAGRSRFKLIILCRGRAARVPEGVAEIFAGDTTRTIDNRLVIAYYATRLATEASLKLSALKEGEDILFTLEPR; this is translated from the coding sequence GTGACCGACTCGAGACTCGAAGACACCGCCCTTGCCGCGCTGATATCGAGCAAGATATGCCACGACCTCGCAGGCCAGATCGGCGCGATCAACAACGGGCTCGAACTCCTCGAAGAGGAAAACGACGAGGATACGCGTTTCTACGCCCTTGAGTTGATCCAGAACAGCGCGAAGGCGGCATGGGCCCAGCTCGATTTCAACCGCCTCGCGTTCGGCGTCTCGTCGAGCCTCGGCGCGCTGGTGCCTGTCGCGCATATCGAACAGGTCGCCAGACGCTATCTCGAAAACGGCAAGCGCCGCCTCCATTGGCAGGCGAACGTTCCCGAGATCGAGAAGGAACATGCGCGGCTGCTGATGGCGTTGCTCGGCGTTTCGATCAATGCGCTGCCGGCCGGCGGAGACTATTATGTGGGCCTCTCGGCGTCCAAGACGAAGGCCGGCCGCAGCCGCTTCAAGCTGATCATCCTGTGCCGGGGCCGCGCCGCGCGCGTGCCGGAAGGTGTCGCCGAGATATTCGCGGGAGACACCACGCGCACCATCGACAATCGCCTCGTCATCGCCTATTACGCCACGCGGCTCGCAACGGAGGCTTCGCTCAAGCTTTCAGCGCTGAAGGAAGGCGAGGATATTCTTTTCACGCTCGAACCACGCTAA
- a CDS encoding metallophosphoesterase family protein, with protein MRLTDSGRFAASVPDGLRVYAVGDIHGRLDLLEIMLDLVDADQRERGVLPALIVFLGDYVDRGPSSREVVDALLGDLGADLSPVFVKGNHEALLMSFLYDATPDNFWLKNGGDAALLSYGIDPDLVKFATLGTPTGLQEASLRFREALPASHLRFYRNLKPCFRVGGYFFVHGGVRPGVPLDMQREEDMLWIRDPFLTSDADFGAVVVHGHTPAREPQLLPNRIGVDTYAFKSNRLTAVGLEGTERWILSTAS; from the coding sequence TTGCGACTAACAGATAGCGGCAGGTTTGCCGCGAGCGTGCCCGACGGACTGCGCGTTTATGCCGTTGGGGATATTCACGGCCGCCTCGACCTCCTCGAAATCATGCTCGATCTCGTCGATGCCGACCAGCGCGAGCGCGGCGTGCTGCCCGCTTTGATCGTGTTTCTCGGCGATTATGTGGATCGCGGCCCGTCTTCAAGAGAGGTCGTGGATGCGTTGCTCGGCGATCTGGGTGCGGATCTTTCGCCCGTCTTCGTCAAGGGCAATCACGAGGCCCTGCTGATGTCCTTTCTTTACGATGCCACGCCGGACAATTTCTGGCTCAAGAACGGAGGCGATGCAGCGCTCCTCTCCTATGGCATCGATCCCGATCTGGTGAAATTCGCGACTCTCGGCACCCCGACCGGCCTTCAGGAAGCCTCCCTCCGCTTTCGCGAGGCACTGCCGGCGAGCCATCTTCGCTTCTATCGCAACCTGAAGCCATGCTTTCGGGTTGGCGGGTATTTCTTCGTGCACGGAGGCGTGCGCCCCGGGGTGCCGCTCGACATGCAGCGCGAGGAAGACATGCTCTGGATTCGAGATCCGTTTCTCACCTCGGACGCGGATTTCGGCGCCGTTGTCGTGCACGGGCACACGCCGGCTCGCGAGCCGCAGCTTTTGCCGAACCGCATCGGAGTGGACACCTACGCGTTCAAGTCCAACAGACTTACGGCCGTCGGCCTCGAAGGAACGGAGCGCTGGATCCTGTCCACAGCGAGTTGA
- the cysQ gene encoding 3'(2'),5'-bisphosphate nucleotidase CysQ, which yields MSFDASDIRELGLWALPLAQRAGAVIMDIYKASPEVRYKADRSPVTDADVACEHIILKALSRLAGDIPVVAEEALSCGAPPRIADRFFLIDPVDGTKEFIRANGEFTVNIALVENRAPVFGLVYAPAFSDCYVTLGTDSAVRLKLVPDHNPEPRPAYEFQPISGERPHSRGFTAIVSRSNQTPATESFLRRIGDPPCLRMGSSLKFGVVARGDADVYPRFAPTSEWDIAAGHALVNAAGGCVLTETGEPLDYGKIDRNFANPSFVVWRRRDEAEAILQGA from the coding sequence GTGAGCTTCGACGCGTCCGACATACGTGAACTCGGACTATGGGCGCTCCCTCTTGCACAGCGGGCGGGCGCCGTCATCATGGACATCTATAAGGCGAGTCCCGAGGTTCGCTACAAGGCCGACCGCTCTCCCGTTACGGACGCCGATGTCGCCTGCGAACATATAATCCTCAAGGCTCTTTCGAGGCTGGCCGGGGATATTCCGGTGGTTGCGGAAGAAGCGCTCTCGTGCGGCGCTCCACCGAGGATCGCAGATCGCTTCTTTCTCATCGATCCGGTTGACGGTACGAAAGAATTCATTCGCGCCAACGGGGAGTTCACGGTCAATATCGCGCTGGTGGAGAACCGCGCGCCCGTTTTCGGCCTCGTGTACGCTCCGGCCTTTTCGGATTGCTACGTGACGCTCGGGACTGACAGCGCGGTGCGCTTGAAGCTCGTGCCCGACCATAATCCCGAGCCGCGCCCCGCTTACGAATTCCAGCCGATTTCCGGCGAGCGGCCGCACTCGCGCGGCTTTACGGCCATCGTCAGCCGCTCGAATCAGACGCCCGCGACGGAGAGTTTTCTCCGGCGCATCGGCGACCCGCCTTGCCTGCGCATGGGCTCTTCGCTCAAGTTCGGGGTCGTCGCGCGGGGAGATGCCGACGTCTACCCACGCTTCGCGCCGACATCCGAATGGGACATCGCGGCAGGCCATGCTCTTGTGAACGCGGCTGGCGGATGCGTTCTGACCGAAACGGGCGAACCGCTCGATTACGGCAAGATCGACCGTAATTTTGCCAATCCCTCTTTTGTCGTCTGGCGGCGACGCGACGAAGCCGAGGCGATCCTTCAGGGGGCATAG
- a CDS encoding glutathione S-transferase family protein, whose amino-acid sequence MAEAQLTISNKNYSSWSLRGWLLCKLAGLDFEEVAVPIDDPSMRAELLLLSPSFLVPCLSHDGAKIWDTLSIAEYLAELKPNSPILPKDVKKRAHCRSVAGEMHSGFYNLRSALPMNLKAHYPGFKVFHGAQADIDRVVAIWRECLAAYGGPYLFGELSLADAMYAPVATRFLTYDVKLDSVSADYCRSIMVWPAMEEWVAAAKAEPEDFEELDVEF is encoded by the coding sequence ATGGCGGAGGCGCAGCTTACAATTAGCAACAAGAACTACTCCTCCTGGTCGCTCCGGGGCTGGCTCCTCTGCAAGCTCGCCGGTCTCGATTTCGAGGAAGTGGCCGTGCCGATCGATGATCCATCGATGAGGGCCGAACTTCTGCTGCTTTCGCCGTCTTTCCTCGTGCCGTGCCTCTCGCATGACGGCGCCAAGATCTGGGACACGCTTTCCATCGCGGAATATCTCGCGGAGCTTAAGCCGAACTCGCCAATTCTTCCCAAGGATGTGAAGAAGCGCGCGCATTGCCGCTCCGTCGCGGGCGAAATGCATTCCGGCTTCTACAATCTGCGCTCGGCGCTGCCGATGAACCTCAAGGCGCACTATCCCGGTTTCAAGGTGTTCCACGGCGCGCAGGCCGACATCGACCGCGTCGTCGCGATCTGGCGCGAATGCCTTGCGGCCTATGGCGGCCCGTATCTGTTCGGGGAGCTTTCCCTTGCGGATGCGATGTATGCGCCGGTGGCAACGCGCTTTCTGACCTATGACGTCAAGCTCGATTCCGTGTCGGCGGATTACTGCCGCTCGATCATGGTCTGGCCCGCGATGGAAGAATGGGTTGCCGCGGCGAAGGCGGAGCCGGAAGACTTCGAGGAACTCGACGTCGAGTTTTGA
- a CDS encoding DUF1674 domain-containing protein, translating to MTAENTDKIEPDEAEIERRRKEAAKRALAEAEARRQAAGEVLLPREIGSRKGGLEPTRFGDWEKKGIASDF from the coding sequence ATGACAGCTGAAAACACAGACAAGATCGAGCCCGACGAGGCCGAAATCGAACGGCGCCGCAAAGAGGCGGCGAAACGTGCGCTGGCCGAAGCGGAGGCGCGCAGACAAGCGGCGGGCGAAGTGCTGTTGCCGCGAGAAATCGGCTCGCGCAAGGGCGGCCTCGAACCGACGCGCTTCGGCGACTGGGAAAAGAAGGGGATCGCGTCAGACTTCTGA
- a CDS encoding SlyX family protein: MTGDRDARLTALEETVAHQARALDEMSDQMARQWRLIDSLKGKLERLTERFQAVEEQTLGVPPITRPPHY; encoded by the coding sequence ATGACCGGCGACAGGGACGCGCGTCTGACGGCGCTTGAGGAAACCGTCGCGCATCAGGCCCGCGCGCTCGACGAGATGTCCGACCAGATGGCGCGCCAATGGCGGCTTATCGATTCGCTCAAGGGGAAGCTGGAGCGCCTGACCGAGCGGTTTCAGGCGGTAGAAGAGCAGACGCTCGGAGTCCCGCCCATCACGAGGCCGCCGCATTACTGA
- a CDS encoding polyhydroxyalkanoate depolymerase, with product MLYQAYQFYTNATAPARSFAQFGLNAIAPFAAQLNGNGGTIRHYAAACELISRSTLTHTRPPYGIKSVRVDNRDVAVTEEPLAKTPFGTLLRFRKDIDVAQPRVLVVAPLSGHFATLLRNTVETLLQDHDVCITDWHNARDIPLSAGRFGFEDYIDHLIQWLRVIGPGGHVVAVCQPCVQVLAAVAIMAQSGDPAKPRSMTLMAGPIDTRINPTKVNELATEKPISWFESKLISRVPFPHPGAGRRVYPGFVQLTAFMSMNMERHRKAHLDLFKHLAEGEIEKAQSIKTFYDEYFAVLDLTAEFYLETVSWVFQEARLAKGELTWRGEKVDPRAIRRTMLLTVEGERDDICAIGQTAAAHDLCTGLRPHMKRHHLQAGVGHYGVFSGRRWESQVYPQVRNTILAMD from the coding sequence ATGCTGTATCAGGCCTATCAATTCTACACGAATGCGACGGCTCCCGCGCGCAGTTTTGCGCAGTTCGGGCTCAACGCGATTGCTCCTTTCGCCGCACAGTTGAACGGCAATGGCGGGACAATCCGGCACTATGCGGCGGCGTGCGAATTGATCTCGCGCTCCACGCTCACCCACACGCGGCCGCCTTACGGCATCAAGAGCGTCCGCGTCGACAACCGCGACGTGGCCGTGACCGAGGAGCCGCTGGCCAAAACGCCGTTCGGCACGCTGCTGCGCTTCAGGAAGGATATCGACGTTGCCCAGCCGCGCGTTCTTGTGGTCGCGCCGCTGTCGGGGCATTTCGCGACGCTCCTCAGGAACACGGTCGAGACGCTGCTTCAGGATCACGATGTGTGCATCACGGACTGGCACAATGCACGCGACATACCCTTGTCGGCGGGTCGGTTCGGCTTCGAGGACTACATCGACCACCTGATCCAGTGGTTGCGCGTCATCGGCCCCGGCGGGCACGTGGTCGCCGTGTGCCAGCCTTGCGTGCAGGTGCTCGCCGCCGTGGCGATCATGGCGCAATCGGGCGATCCGGCGAAGCCGCGCAGCATGACGCTGATGGCGGGCCCCATCGACACCCGCATCAATCCCACCAAGGTGAACGAACTCGCAACGGAAAAGCCGATCTCCTGGTTCGAAAGCAAGCTCATTTCGCGCGTGCCCTTCCCGCACCCGGGAGCGGGGCGGCGCGTCTATCCGGGCTTCGTGCAACTCACGGCGTTCATGTCGATGAACATGGAGCGGCACCGGAAAGCACATCTCGATCTGTTCAAGCATCTCGCGGAAGGCGAAATCGAGAAGGCGCAGTCGATCAAGACGTTCTACGACGAATATTTTGCCGTGCTCGATCTTACGGCCGAGTTCTACCTCGAAACTGTGTCCTGGGTGTTTCAGGAAGCGCGCCTCGCGAAGGGCGAACTCACGTGGCGCGGCGAAAAAGTCGACCCTCGCGCCATCCGGCGGACGATGCTTCTTACCGTGGAAGGCGAGCGCGACGACATCTGCGCCATCGGCCAGACTGCCGCCGCGCACGATCTCTGTACCGGCCTGCGCCCGCACATGAAGCGCCATCATCTCCAGGCGGGCGTAGGTCATTACGGCGTTTTCAGCGGGCGACGCTGGGAAAGCCAGGTCTACCCGCAAGTCAGAAACACAATCCTCGCGATGGATTGA
- the mltG gene encoding endolytic transglycosylase MltG — MPSDFYNANGNNRYSKQNAAYRGQRDYSVLPRSPSEALEPERAPEPPEGSRGRRQNPIVVFLNRLLTLVLVLLIAVGTVSYVVRLQFDKPGPLAYPTVFVVPRGEGVSAIARRLEQDGIINDRWTFFIASRYFKVHDKIKAGEYNIKAEASLRDVLDTLVEGKSILYSVSIPEGLTSFQVVERLKSNPDLVGDILEIPPEGSLLPDTYRFARGTSRDELIRRMQGEQKKFIEGLWPTRSRELALTTPEQVINLAAIVEKEASRADERPRVAAVYLNRLKKRMRLEADPTIIYGASGGKGTLGRPILRSELDDETNPYNTYRNAGLPPTPIANPGRAAIEAVLKPAKSADLFFVADGTGAHVFAENYGDHQRNVARWRVIERNQREERTADTAADAVALDKLQGVDIPLPQRNPNR; from the coding sequence ATGCCGAGCGACTTTTACAACGCGAATGGAAACAACCGCTACTCGAAGCAGAATGCCGCCTATCGCGGCCAGCGGGATTATTCCGTCCTGCCGCGAAGCCCGTCGGAAGCGCTAGAACCCGAGCGCGCGCCCGAGCCCCCCGAGGGCAGCCGGGGACGCCGGCAAAACCCTATCGTCGTCTTTCTGAATCGTCTTCTGACGCTCGTCCTCGTCCTTCTGATCGCCGTCGGCACGGTGTCCTACGTCGTGCGTCTGCAGTTCGACAAGCCCGGTCCGCTTGCCTATCCGACCGTGTTCGTCGTGCCGCGCGGAGAGGGCGTCAGCGCGATCGCCCGCCGCCTCGAACAGGACGGCATCATCAATGACCGATGGACGTTCTTCATCGCCTCGCGATATTTCAAGGTTCACGACAAGATCAAGGCAGGCGAATACAACATCAAGGCAGAGGCGAGTCTGCGTGACGTGCTCGACACGCTCGTCGAGGGAAAATCGATTCTCTACAGCGTTTCGATACCGGAAGGGCTGACGAGCTTTCAGGTTGTCGAACGGCTGAAGTCGAACCCGGATCTCGTTGGCGATATCCTTGAAATTCCCCCGGAAGGGAGCCTGCTTCCCGACACATACCGGTTTGCGCGCGGCACATCGCGCGACGAACTCATCCGGCGCATGCAGGGCGAGCAAAAGAAGTTCATCGAAGGGCTTTGGCCGACCCGGTCGCGCGAGCTGGCATTGACCACGCCCGAACAGGTCATCAACCTCGCGGCCATCGTGGAGAAGGAAGCGAGCAGGGCCGACGAGCGTCCGCGGGTGGCGGCCGTCTACCTGAACCGCCTGAAGAAGCGCATGCGTCTGGAGGCCGACCCGACCATCATCTACGGCGCCAGTGGCGGCAAGGGCACGCTCGGACGCCCGATCCTTAGAAGCGAGCTGGACGACGAGACGAACCCCTACAACACTTATCGCAACGCCGGGCTCCCGCCGACGCCGATCGCAAATCCGGGCCGCGCCGCCATCGAGGCCGTCCTGAAGCCTGCGAAGAGCGCGGATCTTTTCTTCGTCGCCGACGGCACGGGCGCGCATGTCTTCGCGGAGAATTACGGCGACCACCAAAGGAATGTCGCCCGCTGGCGCGTCATCGAACGAAATCAGCGCGAGGAGAGGACGGCCGACACGGCGGCCGATGCGGTGGCGCTCGACAAGCTTCAGGGCGTCGACATCCCTCTGCCGCAGCGCAATCCGAATCGCTGA